In the genome of Pirellulales bacterium, one region contains:
- a CDS encoding phospholipase D family protein, with product MSYSSQSNRQPFLFVASVLMALAFAIGYAAGSGGVNLGSALSPDSAPAASEDGITVNFSPKGGCTERVVEEIEKAQHVIEMQAYSFTSEPITHALIDAHHRGVKVTIVLDKSDLKEHSDAGEVAADRIPTYIDSKHSIAHNKIILIDGQTIITGSFNFTNQAEHSNAENLLVIHGRPKLYAGYDTNFRLHLDHSEPFSASMAHEPSSQRNFR from the coding sequence ATGAGTTACTCATCTCAAAGCAATCGTCAACCGTTCCTATTCGTGGCCTCCGTGCTCATGGCGCTGGCCTTTGCGATCGGCTACGCGGCCGGATCGGGGGGCGTGAATCTCGGCTCGGCCCTTTCGCCCGACAGCGCTCCGGCGGCTTCTGAAGACGGGATCACGGTCAACTTTTCCCCAAAAGGCGGCTGCACCGAGCGGGTGGTGGAGGAGATCGAAAAGGCCCAGCATGTGATCGAGATGCAGGCCTACTCGTTCACCTCCGAGCCAATCACCCATGCCCTGATCGATGCGCACCATCGCGGCGTGAAAGTCACGATCGTGCTCGACAAAAGCGACTTGAAAGAACATTCCGACGCGGGCGAAGTCGCGGCCGATCGAATCCCCACCTATATCGACTCCAAGCACTCGATCGCCCACAACAAGATCATCCTGATCGACGGCCAGACGATCATCACCGGCAGCTTCAACTTCACCAACCAGGCCGAGCACAGCAACGCTGAAAACCTGCTGGTGATCCACGGCCGGCCAAAGCTCTACGCCGGCTACGACACAAACTTCCGGCTCCACTTGGACCATTCCGAGCCCTTCTCAGCGTCCATGGCCCACGAGCCAAGCAGCCAGCGCAACTTCCGCTGA